In Paenibacillus guangzhouensis, a single window of DNA contains:
- a CDS encoding toprim domain-containing protein codes for MDPIIIVEGKNDRSRLKRLLSPDITILCTYGTLSTDRLEELKRKVRDEAVYLFMDNDASGKKIRAILRDAFPDAEQIYTRRGYAGVEGTPDEYIIQQLEKAGLEEYIQYPDPTPL; via the coding sequence ATGGATCCGATTATCATCGTCGAAGGAAAGAACGATCGCAGCCGTCTGAAGCGGTTATTGTCGCCTGACATTACGATACTCTGCACCTATGGGACCTTAAGCACAGATCGACTAGAGGAGCTGAAGCGCAAAGTCCGCGATGAGGCGGTCTATTTGTTCATGGATAATGATGCATCTGGAAAAAAAATACGTGCCATCCTGCGTGACGCGTTCCCTGATGCGGAACAAATTTATACTCGGCGGGGATATGCAGGGGTTGAAGGTACACCTGATGAATATATTATTCAGCAATTAGAAAAGGCGGGGTTGGAGGAGTATATACAATACCCCGACCCAACCCCGCTCTAG
- a CDS encoding sporulation protein YjcZ: MVPCGPGPVVGGVGCGGGFGTTTGVILVLFILLVIILRATRL, from the coding sequence ATCGTTCCTTGTGGTCCTGGTCCTGTAGTAGGCGGCGTCGGATGCGGTGGCGGATTCGGAACGACAACCGGTGTGATCTTGGTACTGTTCATCTTGCTCGTTATTATTCTTCGCGCTACACGCTTATAG
- a CDS encoding MFS transporter, with translation MKIAIWLYLFLFVAFFDLHAQYPILTPFAISLGAAPSFIGLMMGIYSFTHLPGNFLAGIGVDRYGSRIFILGSLFGAGLILLFQAHVTNPWQLLVLRSISGFVLAFLSPACMSLLARLAQDHITQGKLMAGNGLVHTLASVVSPAAGALLVAKIGFSQAFSVLGWVLIGVAAIAVFAIHDRPATVTADQDASNSPVLAPALQMPWRFFFLPLAISCSQGILFFELPLMKEALESIMKAGVFFSVISLGALLTLSLLFLNRFSPYVRTWIGSLSLAISFFVIAIPTPFPLIVLLFIVGMSKGIIFPAMSSYLIELSGGTRYGQMFSTMSIASSIGYFFGPLLAGHLRTFVSPYFIAFFILMTALVILPAHHRTRTQLTPTLHE, from the coding sequence TTGAAGATTGCTATATGGTTGTACTTGTTCTTATTTGTCGCTTTTTTTGATCTGCATGCGCAGTATCCTATATTAACGCCTTTTGCAATCTCTCTCGGCGCTGCCCCTTCTTTTATCGGACTGATGATGGGCATCTACTCATTCACGCATCTGCCTGGCAACTTTCTTGCCGGAATTGGTGTCGACCGATACGGCAGCCGTATCTTCATTCTCGGCAGTTTATTTGGCGCGGGCCTCATTCTGCTGTTCCAGGCTCATGTGACGAATCCTTGGCAGCTGCTCGTGCTCCGTTCCATTAGCGGGTTCGTGCTCGCCTTCCTCTCTCCGGCCTGTATGTCACTACTCGCAAGGCTTGCCCAAGATCATATCACGCAAGGAAAACTCATGGCTGGCAATGGTCTGGTCCATACTCTAGCTTCCGTCGTCTCTCCAGCCGCGGGTGCGCTCCTCGTAGCAAAGATCGGCTTCTCGCAAGCCTTTAGTGTTCTAGGGTGGGTCTTAATCGGCGTTGCAGCCATTGCTGTCTTCGCGATTCATGATCGGCCTGCGACAGTGACCGCTGACCAAGATGCCAGTAATTCACCTGTCCTTGCACCTGCGCTTCAAATGCCGTGGCGATTCTTCTTCTTGCCTCTAGCCATCTCTTGTTCTCAAGGGATCTTGTTCTTCGAGCTACCACTCATGAAAGAAGCGCTCGAATCCATTATGAAGGCAGGCGTATTCTTCTCCGTTATCAGTCTCGGCGCGCTGCTTACGCTCAGTTTATTATTCTTGAATCGGTTTTCACCTTATGTCAGAACGTGGATCGGCAGTCTTTCCCTTGCCATTTCGTTTTTCGTCATTGCGATCCCGACGCCATTTCCTCTAATTGTGCTGCTCTTCATTGTCGGGATGTCGAAAGGAATTATCTTCCCAGCGATGTCCTCTTATCTCATTGAACTAAGCGGCGGTACCCGGTATGGACAAATGTTCTCCACCATGTCGATTGCATCGTCGATTGGGTATTTCTTTGGCCCGTTGTTAGCTGGGCATTTACGCACCTTCGTCTCTCCTTACTTCATTGCCTTCTTTATCCTGATGACCGCCCTTGTGATTCTGCCTGCACACCATCGAACACGCACGCAATTAACGCCAACCCTGCATGAATAG
- a CDS encoding peptidoglycan D,D-transpeptidase FtsI family protein, with protein MDDQQKREVANRRNFSLRLNIFFFISFVVFSVLIVRLAILQFVEGPELKALADRMGYKEVSIPPIRGSIYDSNMEPIAYSTSTQSLYFTLNKNYTKDENKAELNQIIASLKKVFDKYGDPNVPQMTEEDIRYQMDVESRLNYGYVPRRIKSGLTQKEIAYFMQHKEEFKGIDIVEESIRNYDPDTVAVQLVGYLKKYKSAINPEGGLDFYRKIEEDSSSLDAKSDEKYLQNEDVGFDGLELLFQKELRGKNGIKKFPVNNAGRIIGPMELTKPVKGNNLVLTLNKNVQLKTEQAIMDGIKRINERAHLSRGFKPNPRAGYAVAMEVKTGNVVAMASMPDYDPNIWRGGKISTDDYNEIESRYVNGTIRAVSQKYKSQKEQNRHPSSIVPLGSVVKPLTVLIGLQEQLFTSRTVFNDPGFFAYGAKGHETRVRNASNKANGSITASRAIEKSSNAFMAKMVGNGLYMRDGNDGVELWDKYMREFGLGVTTESGLLNESAGTVDYFNEMKKASAQSALIFASFGQQGRYTTLQLAQYVTMLANHGKRMKPQFVKEIRDADNKVVQTFKPEILNEVNFNDSYWKTIEAGMSKVSVQGFEGFPYSFNRKTGTSQQDVGTSVKVENAVFIAYAPAEDPVLAVAVVVPEGGYGGQGAAPIARQIFDAYDAEVGLNGVPKNPTKKTTDTTTNGTTGTAKKGTNDSTSNTGQ; from the coding sequence ATGGATGACCAGCAAAAACGGGAAGTTGCGAATCGACGGAACTTCTCACTGCGGCTTAATATATTTTTCTTCATTTCATTCGTCGTCTTCTCGGTACTTATTGTGCGACTTGCGATATTGCAATTCGTCGAAGGCCCGGAGTTGAAGGCGCTGGCAGATCGTATGGGGTATAAGGAAGTATCCATTCCGCCGATTCGCGGTTCAATCTATGATTCGAACATGGAGCCGATCGCATATTCCACCTCAACACAGTCTTTATATTTTACATTAAATAAGAACTATACCAAGGATGAGAACAAAGCAGAATTGAACCAGATCATCGCTAGCTTAAAAAAGGTATTTGATAAATACGGTGATCCGAATGTGCCTCAGATGACGGAGGAAGACATCCGATACCAGATGGACGTTGAATCGCGGCTTAATTATGGTTACGTTCCTCGGCGCATTAAATCAGGACTTACGCAGAAGGAAATTGCTTACTTCATGCAGCATAAGGAAGAGTTCAAGGGTATTGACATCGTAGAAGAGAGTATTCGGAATTATGACCCAGATACGGTAGCTGTTCAGCTTGTCGGTTATCTGAAGAAATATAAGTCTGCGATCAATCCGGAGGGTGGTCTCGATTTCTACCGGAAAATTGAAGAAGATAGCAGCAGTCTGGATGCCAAATCTGATGAGAAATATTTGCAGAATGAAGATGTAGGGTTTGACGGATTGGAGCTATTGTTCCAAAAGGAGCTGCGTGGTAAGAACGGGATCAAGAAGTTCCCGGTGAACAACGCAGGTCGCATTATCGGGCCAATGGAGCTGACGAAGCCGGTCAAAGGAAATAATCTCGTGTTAACATTGAACAAGAACGTTCAATTGAAGACGGAGCAAGCGATCATGGATGGCATCAAGCGCATCAATGAGAGAGCGCACTTATCGAGAGGATTCAAACCGAATCCGCGCGCCGGTTATGCCGTTGCGATGGAAGTGAAGACTGGCAATGTCGTTGCGATGGCGAGTATGCCGGATTATGATCCGAACATCTGGCGCGGGGGCAAGATTAGTACAGATGATTATAACGAAATCGAGAGTCGTTATGTGAACGGTACGATTCGTGCCGTTTCGCAGAAATATAAGAGCCAGAAAGAGCAGAACCGACATCCATCCTCCATCGTACCGCTAGGATCGGTCGTTAAGCCGTTGACGGTATTGATTGGGCTACAGGAACAATTGTTCACTTCACGAACGGTATTTAATGACCCAGGGTTTTTCGCATACGGTGCGAAGGGACATGAGACAAGGGTTAGAAATGCTTCGAACAAAGCGAATGGGTCTATCACGGCATCCAGAGCCATTGAAAAATCATCGAACGCCTTCATGGCTAAAATGGTTGGTAATGGCTTGTATATGCGAGACGGCAATGATGGTGTAGAATTGTGGGATAAATACATGAGAGAATTCGGTCTCGGTGTGACGACGGAAAGCGGGTTGTTGAACGAGAGCGCCGGAACGGTCGATTACTTTAACGAGATGAAAAAAGCTAGTGCTCAATCGGCTCTTATATTCGCCTCATTCGGACAACAAGGTCGTTATACGACGCTCCAACTTGCCCAATATGTTACGATGCTTGCGAACCATGGCAAACGGATGAAACCGCAGTTCGTCAAAGAGATTCGTGATGCAGATAATAAAGTTGTTCAGACATTTAAGCCAGAGATATTAAATGAAGTTAATTTTAATGATTCCTATTGGAAAACGATTGAAGCAGGGATGTCCAAAGTTAGTGTGCAAGGTTTTGAAGGCTTCCCTTATTCCTTCAATCGTAAGACAGGTACATCACAACAAGATGTAGGCACAAGTGTGAAAGTCGAGAACGCGGTATTTATCGCCTATGCTCCAGCTGAGGATCCTGTGCTCGCAGTCGCTGTCGTTGTGCCGGAAGGCGGATACGGCGGACAGGGGGCAGCCCCGATCGCGCGTCAGATTTTCGATGCCTATGATGCAGAAGTTGGACTTAACGGCGTGCCGAAGAATCCAACGAAGAAAACGACGGATACAACGACGAATGGTACGACAGGTACAGCGAAAAAAGGAACGAATGATTCAACGAGCAATACTGGACAATAA
- a CDS encoding GNAT family N-acetyltransferase produces MVEIRQLESKQEWNEAIALSDATFRDHDHRSMGEAYPFVFSSSLGQSYGAFVDGQLVSFMGLVPAVIRIGPASLQVYSLGSVCTHPDYRGQGIAGDILNEIFTHIDRAEASLLFVSGGRSLYSRAGCYPFGSVVGYRYDASRLVGTECGVLHHQLIVREIQSTDWFQLHHLTQAESIRYEQSVWDLAQLIEAGAVASNMKQTMHSLVAEREGKIHAFIVYSVPSAISQEGGPVVHHYAGDRAMIQLLFEQAIRTHVLSELNITVPAHDHSMQEQLKDVPHEDRKCGGTLKMIRSERLLEQIRPYLVERSQEIAAALTVSSQENGNTLIAIGEQAVEVTPEELMDVLFGSTAAISMEEEVRTLFSNVFPIPLPFNGGLNFI; encoded by the coding sequence ATGGTAGAAATTCGACAATTAGAATCCAAGCAGGAATGGAATGAGGCGATCGCGCTATCGGATGCAACATTTCGTGATCATGATCATCGCTCGATGGGTGAAGCATACCCTTTTGTATTCTCCAGCAGTTTGGGGCAGTCATATGGAGCATTTGTAGATGGACAATTAGTTTCATTTATGGGACTTGTCCCAGCAGTTATACGTATTGGTCCTGCATCATTGCAAGTGTATAGTCTGGGCTCTGTATGTACGCATCCCGATTATCGCGGTCAAGGGATCGCTGGTGATATACTGAATGAGATTTTCACGCATATCGATCGTGCGGAGGCCTCATTGCTGTTCGTGTCAGGGGGCCGTTCGCTGTATTCTCGGGCAGGTTGTTATCCATTCGGAAGCGTAGTTGGATATCGTTATGATGCATCTCGATTAGTGGGAACTGAATGTGGGGTGCTACATCATCAGCTCATCGTTCGTGAAATCCAATCCACCGATTGGTTCCAACTACATCATCTAACGCAGGCGGAATCCATTCGTTACGAACAGAGTGTATGGGACTTGGCGCAACTGATCGAGGCTGGTGCGGTAGCAAGCAATATGAAACAGACAATGCACTCTTTGGTTGCTGAACGTGAAGGGAAGATCCATGCTTTTATCGTGTACAGTGTCCCTTCAGCAATCTCCCAAGAGGGCGGACCAGTCGTCCACCACTATGCAGGTGACCGTGCGATGATCCAATTGCTATTCGAGCAGGCGATCCGAACGCACGTATTGAGCGAGCTGAACATTACCGTCCCAGCGCATGACCATTCGATGCAAGAACAACTGAAGGATGTCCCTCATGAAGACAGAAAATGCGGTGGTACCTTAAAGATGATTCGCTCGGAGCGGCTACTCGAACAGATTCGTCCGTATCTTGTAGAACGATCGCAAGAGATTGCAGCAGCGCTTACCGTATCATCGCAAGAGAATGGCAATACATTGATTGCCATTGGTGAACAAGCGGTAGAGGTCACACCCGAAGAACTGATGGATGTTCTGTTTGGTTCAACTGCAGCCATCTCCATGGAGGAGGAAGTTAGAACCCTTTTCAGCAACGTATTTCCTATTCCGCTCCCGTTTAATGGTGGACTGAATTTTATATAA
- a CDS encoding M14 family metallopeptidase, with the protein MKKFLSLLLVVLILIGSTTGAAHATSSNIVQYSNLYTYDMMARQLQQLQKAYPDAIHLESIGKTAYQRDIWAVRVGQGTKSIFINGSHHAREWITSILNMKMIETYAQSYTNTTKYNGYHTKELLDHVSIWFVPMVNPDGVTLQQFGSSAFPQQDRAQLIQMNDGSLNFTRWKANAQGIDLNRQYDADWSNIKNNSGRPYWWNYKGPKPVYANETKAMVEFTYRIQPEIAVSYHSSGEILFWNFHTDPANLERDKRLASTYSQLTGYSLVKPSPNPSGGGYTDWFISTFKKPGFTPEVGNAVNNQHVPVKHFGGIWNQNNKAGVWLAEEAYKLTYSQFNTSNTVEVWDEVLLLQDAKVFYDIPSILKPAKGTIKQASVRTLAKKGDWYQINTWLGKQWIYEANATFEQSVLQQKPEPEKPSEEPSVETTEPTSSEGNAETEMHEPHKPELQFTVE; encoded by the coding sequence ATGAAGAAATTTCTTTCACTCTTGCTCGTAGTCTTGATTTTGATAGGTAGTACGACTGGCGCTGCACATGCGACCTCGAGCAATATCGTACAGTATTCAAATTTGTATACGTATGACATGATGGCCAGACAGTTGCAACAACTACAAAAAGCATACCCTGACGCAATTCATCTTGAATCGATTGGAAAAACGGCTTACCAACGGGATATTTGGGCCGTCCGTGTTGGACAAGGTACGAAGTCCATATTCATCAATGGATCACATCATGCTAGAGAATGGATTACCTCCATTTTAAATATGAAGATGATTGAAACGTATGCGCAATCGTATACCAATACTACGAAATATAATGGATATCATACAAAAGAATTACTAGACCATGTCAGTATTTGGTTCGTTCCGATGGTTAATCCCGATGGCGTGACTTTACAACAATTCGGTTCCTCCGCTTTTCCACAGCAAGATCGTGCGCAACTCATTCAGATGAATGATGGAAGTTTGAACTTCACCCGTTGGAAAGCGAACGCACAAGGAATTGATCTAAATCGGCAGTATGACGCCGATTGGTCCAATATTAAGAATAATTCAGGTCGACCTTATTGGTGGAACTATAAAGGCCCCAAACCTGTGTACGCGAATGAAACAAAAGCCATGGTAGAATTCACTTATCGCATTCAACCTGAAATTGCCGTATCCTATCATTCTTCAGGTGAAATTCTATTCTGGAACTTTCATACCGATCCAGCTAATCTGGAGCGAGATAAACGACTCGCATCCACCTATTCACAGCTTACAGGCTATAGTCTCGTAAAACCCTCACCCAATCCTTCGGGTGGCGGGTACACGGATTGGTTCATCAGTACATTCAAGAAACCAGGTTTCACCCCTGAGGTAGGAAATGCCGTCAATAATCAACATGTACCTGTCAAGCACTTCGGAGGGATTTGGAATCAGAACAATAAAGCAGGCGTCTGGCTCGCAGAAGAAGCCTATAAATTAACGTATTCTCAATTCAATACGAGCAATACGGTCGAAGTATGGGACGAGGTCCTCTTGTTACAAGACGCAAAAGTATTCTATGACATTCCTAGTATTTTAAAACCTGCCAAAGGAACGATTAAGCAAGCCAGCGTTCGTACCCTTGCCAAAAAAGGGGACTGGTATCAAATCAACACTTGGCTTGGTAAGCAATGGATATACGAAGCAAATGCCACATTTGAACAATCCGTGCTCCAACAAAAGCCTGAACCTGAAAAACCATCTGAGGAACCCTCTGTTGAAACAACCGAGCCAACATCCTCCGAAGGGAATGCAGAAACAGAGATGCATGAACCGCATAAACCGGAGCTACAATTCACTGTGGAGTAA
- a CDS encoding Cof-type HAD-IIB family hydrolase yields the protein MGSYKLLALDMDGTVLNDDQKITPETAYWIQEAIKAGITVSFSTGRGFDSAMPYAKQLGLESPMITVNGGEVWSAPYQLHRRHLMEASVMKELFSIAKRYDVWFWAYSVGQIYLQSSWDNEIIFEDKEWLKFGYTVEDDGMRHEILSQLRAMGGLEITNSSPTNIELNPKGVSKASGLLDVCDLLGIGMHEVVAVGDSINDLAAIQAVGLGVAMGNAQDTVKEAADQIVASNEEDGVAEVIRKFLLK from the coding sequence ATGGGAAGCTATAAATTGCTGGCACTCGACATGGATGGTACCGTATTAAATGATGATCAGAAGATTACGCCGGAGACAGCGTATTGGATTCAGGAAGCTATAAAAGCCGGCATTACTGTCAGCTTCTCGACAGGGCGTGGATTCGATTCCGCTATGCCCTATGCGAAGCAGCTAGGACTGGAATCGCCCATGATTACAGTGAATGGAGGCGAGGTATGGTCAGCGCCTTATCAGCTGCATCGCAGACATCTGATGGAAGCGAGCGTGATGAAGGAGCTGTTCAGCATCGCTAAGCGATATGATGTATGGTTCTGGGCCTATTCGGTGGGTCAAATTTATCTCCAATCGAGCTGGGATAACGAGATTATCTTCGAGGATAAAGAGTGGCTCAAATTTGGATATACCGTTGAAGATGATGGGATGCGTCATGAGATTTTATCCCAGCTTCGAGCGATGGGCGGTTTGGAGATTACGAACTCTTCACCGACCAATATTGAATTGAACCCAAAGGGTGTTTCTAAGGCATCAGGTCTTCTGGACGTATGTGATCTGCTCGGGATTGGAATGCATGAAGTGGTCGCCGTTGGCGATAGTATTAACGATCTTGCAGCCATTCAAGCCGTTGGTCTTGGGGTTGCCATGGGTAATGCGCAGGATACGGTAAAGGAAGCCGCTGATCAGATCGTAGCCTCGAATGAGGAAGATGGCGTTGCTGAAGTGATCCGTAAATTTTTGTTAAAATAG
- a CDS encoding DUF456 domain-containing protein: MAIEIIGWILVVVLFAVGMAGTIYPILPGAVAIYAAYFVYGLCISFEPFGVWFWSIQTAIVVVLFIADYVVSAWGVKKYGGSRASIIGSTIGIIIGPFVIPVAGLLLGPLLGAMIGEMMTGSDMNRAIKVGFGSLVGLFTSTLVKIVLQLAMIVIFIIWVVNA, translated from the coding sequence ATGGCTATAGAGATCATCGGTTGGATCTTGGTTGTCGTCTTATTCGCGGTAGGCATGGCTGGCACGATTTACCCGATTCTTCCAGGGGCTGTGGCTATCTATGCAGCATACTTCGTTTACGGACTATGTATTAGCTTCGAGCCGTTCGGCGTATGGTTCTGGAGCATCCAGACGGCTATCGTCGTCGTGCTGTTCATTGCCGATTATGTGGTGAGCGCCTGGGGCGTCAAGAAATATGGCGGTTCACGCGCATCCATTATTGGGAGTACGATCGGGATTATTATTGGGCCATTTGTGATTCCGGTTGCAGGTCTATTGCTCGGGCCGCTGCTCGGCGCGATGATCGGGGAGATGATGACGGGCTCCGATATGAATCGGGCAATTAAGGTTGGTTTTGGCTCATTAGTGGGCTTATTTACAAGTACCCTCGTGAAGATTGTGTTGCAGCTTGCCATGATCGTCATCTTCATCATCTGGGTTGTAAATGCGTAA